One Kitasatospora sp. NBC_01266 genomic window carries:
- a CDS encoding OsmC family protein, with translation MQTEGIAHEQSLLHTRSGRTIAVSRYGVGTLPPELGRVVLDTACERNDLGEVWASLTSDEARRLAGLLLQQAARVDGTGAEADRRITAVGVEGDVYAVTVRGHLVTVDQPAADGGTDTGPTAVELLVASLAGCVAHYAGRHLDHHRIPRAGLRVTADYTMADDHPARIASVDLRLTVPGLQPERADALLAEARLCTVHNTLADRPDVTVALETRS, from the coding sequence ATGCAGACCGAGGGCATCGCGCACGAGCAGAGCCTGCTGCACACCCGGAGCGGCCGGACGATCGCGGTCTCCCGGTACGGGGTGGGGACGCTGCCGCCGGAGCTGGGCCGGGTCGTGCTGGACACCGCCTGCGAGCGGAACGACCTGGGTGAGGTCTGGGCCTCACTCACGTCGGACGAGGCCAGGCGGCTTGCGGGGCTGCTGCTCCAGCAGGCCGCCCGGGTGGACGGCACCGGAGCCGAGGCAGACCGCCGCATTACGGCGGTCGGGGTGGAAGGCGACGTGTACGCCGTGACGGTGCGCGGCCACCTGGTGACAGTTGATCAGCCCGCCGCCGACGGTGGTACCGATACCGGGCCCACGGCCGTCGAGCTGCTGGTCGCTTCGCTGGCCGGCTGCGTGGCGCACTACGCCGGACGCCATCTCGACCACCACCGCATCCCGCGGGCGGGCCTGCGGGTGACCGCCGACTACACCATGGCCGACGACCACCCCGCCCGCATCGCCTCCGTCGACCTCCGCCTGACCGTCCCCGGCCTGCAGCCGGAGCGCGCCGACGCCCTGCTCGCGGAGGCCCGGCTCTGCACGGTCCACAACACCCTCGCCGACCGACCCGATGTGACCGTCGCTCTGGAGACGCGATCATGA